From the Musa acuminata AAA Group cultivar baxijiao chromosome BXJ3-1, Cavendish_Baxijiao_AAA, whole genome shotgun sequence genome, the window GTTTTATTGCTTACATCTTGGTAGCAATTCTGAAGAAGACTATGCCAAATAGGACTGATACTGTAATTGTGATGACGAAACGAACTATGTTGTGCTCTGGATTTTTCCAGTAAGACTTGTGCTGTTTCCATAGGCAGCAGATGCACAATGACCAAAAGCTTTTTGCATATTTGGATGGGAAGTGTAGATCGTTTTCATTCGTTTTTCTTCTGCTCAGCTCATCAACCAATTTCATGTTCTCTCTGAAGAGGAAATAAAACTAATCTAAATGCTggtcaataattttctatgtaGTAATAATATGAGCTTACATGTACAAGGTTGACTTGCTAAAGATGATTCCATAGTCTATGCCAAGCTTATATTCCATGGCTGGAGAAGTGACATCAAACACCCACGTGGCAGGATTTTGACCATCTCTGATATGTGGCACTCCTGGAATAGCCTGGAAAAACATTTGTAGATGTTGGTTAAACAAACTTCTTACAAATTCAGAATTTTGTATATACTGATTGTTTCTTACTTCGAAGTATTGTATCATGTTTCGCGATAAACTGCCTAAAGGTCCTCCATATATTAACTGCCCTCCTTGTTTCATTAGGACTAACTGCAACAGATAACAATAATTGTAGCAAAATGTTAAACTTCCAAGGTTAGTAATCTCTGAAAATTACAAGTAGATCAGATTGTTTTGCTACATGTCTGAGCAAGTATTAGAAGGCACTATATTCTTTATATGGTATATGAGGTTCATGTTTCACCGTTGCTTTCCTTTCATTGAAGGACTTTGTCAATTAGAACCCTTTACATATAAAAAAGCACTCCACATGAGTGACTTCCAAGTATAACAATTATTTTGTGCTTGTCTGATATTTCCTTTAAATTGACATTTTAAGGCCTTTATCCTAATTAACAGCTTTACTTTCATCTGGGGTGCAACTTGCTATTTGCTCAAGGTATCAGGTTCCTTTCATTTCCCCTCCCCATTgcagaaaattattttattacaaCTTTTATCGCTGGCCCCCCACCAAAGAAATCTCTGAATTTGATAATCTCTTGTGGGTCACTTAGTGTCAAGATTGATCTCTATTTCTACAACATGAATCACTGTTACAAAAATTGTTCAAAGTGTTATTCTTTATCCTTAGTATATCTTGTAGTCCATTGAAGTAAGCTATAAGCAGTAAAGAACTTTTTGACACATTTGTAGCTTAAGTGTTACTACCTGTTGCTTTACCCATGATTCACGCACAATCTGCACATTTGTTAGTATGCAATGACAGCAGAAGCAAGCAGTTAAATCTGGATCCAGTACTAGTGGTCAGATTGGTGAGGTGCCAATATACCAACCTATACTATCTGGTATCATAGggaagaataataaaaaatttatcgaCTTCAATGGTCTAGTTCTCGTCCTTGATTATACTGGTAATTACTggtcggtacgtaccagtccgactaATATTTGATTCCTTAAGcagaaattattaataaaaaagttAATGTGAATATGATGCTTAATGGAAATTTTAGTTATTCTGGAATTTGCCTTGTAGTCCTCTTAAATAAGAGACAAATATTGCTAGGCAAAAACATTCATATAACATGTGCTGATAACCATTCCCTATATTTTCCCTAATGCTATAAGCAAGTGTGCAAAGATGCTGATACACAATTTAAAATTGAATTTCTAGATTTATTAGTAATAAAAAATGTGCAATTGCTGAGAAAACTAAAACACAAATCTACTCTTATGAATTTAGAAGGAATGATTGAAAACCATGATCGTACAAGTCTAATCTTAGGTTTGAAGCGTTCATGAATTATGATGCTCCATAACAAGCATTGCATCAGATATGAGCAATGTGTATATTCTACATGCAGGTGTTCACATGATTTTTCACAAACCCTTGTATACTTCTAGATGTAAATATTTATCCCTATATTCTCAGGTGTTTCGAAAAATTATCTGGTTTCTTTTGCTTCTCCGAACATTATTCTTTGTCACAAGAGAAAGAGTAATGATATCCTTATTTCTTGTGCTGCTATCATTTTGCTTTGccttttattttttcaaatttcATATTTCAAATGGAAAGAATATGCTTTAATGTGAGTAGTATTAGTTATATTTATATGTTGCATTTGCTGCAACTTTCAAGTTTCAGAATCCATTCTTGATTACACATGTCATAACTGGACTTGGCCTCTGAACCCTAGTATCTATATTTTATTTTGCCAAATTCTTTTATTCTGGTTGGTTTCTAGTCTGGATGTGCAATCAGCACCTGCATGCCAATACTAGGTACTAGGGCATGAGAAGCTGAAAGAAGTAAATAAggtaagaaagagaaaaagaaataacAAAATATTTTCGTGGCCATCCAAACATGATATTTCTTCTTTAGTTGTTGTGTTGGGGGATGGGATTACCTGATCTTTCTACTTTTGCTCATGTCACATGTGTGATGTGTCATATTCTCTTTAATTATGAGAGACTGTAATAGCCATCAATCATCAAAATTACCTCATCAAAAGCTTCAAACATCTCAATACTTGGTTGATGGATTGTGCACACTATTGTACGCCCGGTATCTGCCGTTTTTCTGACTGTTCTCATGACAATTGCTGCAGCCCGAGCATCTAAACCTGTCGTGGGTTCATCCATGAATATGATAGAAGGGCTTGAAACCAACTCCACTGCTATCGTCAGACGTTTCCGTTGTTCTGCTGTAAGTCCCTTTATTCCTGGCAAACCTACCATTGCATCTTTCAATGACTTGAGCTCAACCAGTTCCATTACCTCATTTATGAAAATCTGAAAAAGcaaggaaaaaaataatatataagttttatctattttaaaaccaaaggaaaagtaTAACTAGATGCACTAATAATACACGGTGACAAGTCCATGCACACATTGTATGCAAATATCTTATTATGTTTGTCATATGCCACCACTTTATGCGATGAATGTGTAGCATATCTTGGTTTTGGAGCAACATACACATATTGTGTGCCCATCGACTTGGGATGGCAGACGAAGCCATGCTGAGTACCATAGAGATTCAAAAACTGTTAGACAAGGAGAATGATTATCTACTTGTTCACAGTATCCTGAAACCCTAGCAAAGGTCTCCTGCTTTTTAGGGTATCCAGATATGTTGATGCTTCCTTCGCTATGCCCAACTGTTTTTCTTCCTGCCAAAACATCTAGTAATGTTGTCTTCCCAGCACCTGTGACCCCCATGAGTGCAGTTAGTACTCCAGGTCTGAAAGCTCCAGAAACACCCTTTAACAACTGGAGTCTCTTCTCCTTGATTCCAAATTTCTTCAATTGCTAATTAGTGATAATTGAGTGATAAGTTAGAATGATGAAAATAAATCTGACATTGTACAAATTTCTTGAGATAGAATATTGGTGTTATTGGAAAGACAAGAATTCTATAGTTTACCTTAGGTACGTCAACATAATAACTAATATTGCTGAATGCAATTGTCAGAGGCTGGAATGGTAGAGACATCCTACTTTGGGATGCTGCTGAAGTTGCTTGGTCATCAGCTTTGTTGATCTTCTTAAAATCCCTAGGCTGCATTTTCATGTTGGCACACCTTTTTTTGGGAGCTGCATTTTTATGGAAAATCCAACTTAAAAATCTTTTTACAGATATTTAGAGTTTCTCCTAGCTGGATTGAGGCTTAAATCCTACTGATTGAAAATCAATGACGGAGGCTCCAAATTAAAGATCAATTCTCTGTGACATGATTTACAGATTTTTAAAAAGCCTAGAAACCAAGACTTTTGCAATTTAAAAATCTTCTGGATGTTTATCGAGCCAAGATTAAATCAGtggtttaaaatttatttatgtaCTGAAATATATTTCAGGCCAATTTAGATGAGGATTCAGACCAGTGATGTTGATCCAAAATGTTCTGAGATGCACACATACTATAATCTAATGACTTTAGTGCCTCTGGTTTTTTACTCTCATTAACATAATTTTAGGTCATTAGATTGGCTTACTGTTTGTGTCTAATTGATATATAGGATTGaagacatgatttttttttgtgtctCATTAACGTATTACTGTTGATCCAAATGTTCTTAGTCTTATAAATCTTCTAGTTTGGAGCtctcaattttaattttgattcagAAGGATGAAGTCTGGATGCTAGCTTAACTTTATGTAGAAACACATACATAACAAACATATATACACTTGAAGATGAAGCTATGGAAATTATATAGACCTTTGAGGTACTCAAGCGCGAAGATGCCGAAAATGTTGAAGACCAGTGCAAATATAAGCAATATTGCCACAGAGTACCAGTACCAGTGTGATTCTGTTAACATCCCTCTCGATTTAAGGATGGTTTTCCCAACTGTATCATTAGTGCTTTCTCCATCCTCGGAATTCTGTTAAGATTAGAATAGATATAATGAGTGCTCTCACTGATCTAGGAGGGATTATATTGAACATTATTAAGCAAATCTAACTTCTGAGTAGAAACTATCCAGCTTACAATTCAAGATTTTATTCGATTTTGGAATTAACATAAGCTAAAATGTTTATGATAATTGTTTGGTAACAGTATAACATGGATATTTCAGATCTTCACATGTTTATTGAAGTTCAGTAGAATTCACATTTAAACTTCCACAAAGTCTTTTTAGTGACAAAATAGTGCATCAAAGGGCTACAATCAATCTATTGCATCACTCTTATGTCCATATTCTCCATGTTCACTACTTCTTAGTATGTTTGCATTAGGTCAGAGTAATGATTATTTACATTCCACTACATGGAGAAGTTGGAGCTTACCATACTCCACCTTTCATCAAGAAATTCATTGATTGCTACTGCATTCTGACCATATGTTACAGGAGAGAACCAATAACCCCAAATTAACCATGACTGTATGCTATCTGATCAGGCATAGGAAACAAATAGTTAATGATTAGATTGAGATAGACAAAGAAACTTGCACTtttaaggagaaaaagaaaaagaactaaaCTATCTACCTTTTGATATGACAAATCCCCCAAGTATATAGATTGCTATTAGAGAGGCAGTTCCAATTGTATTTGCCATAAGTTGTGTTCTCCCAATAATAGCTATAAAACGGAAGAGTGCCATTGACATCTGATGCACACAGAACAAAGCCAAGAACTGCTGGAGGAATCTACCATGAAAACAGATGTATGAATATACAAATGGCATCTAATGTCTTTATATCCATTGTATTCAGAGGAAAGAGGGTAAACTATTCTCCTACCTAACTGCTGATGGTGCAAAGCCAATCATGTAGTATGTTAAACTTGTCCACAGACCTGTTTCAATGAATGACATTGGGATACTAAGGATTGTAATAGATAAAAGGAGTGCCCATCCTGGTAAAATTAATACTTTCCTCTGCTTGTAGTAGATAGGAAGTCTTTTTACCATTATTGCCAACTCTGTCATGCCGTTAAACTTCACTATAACTACTGCAGCAAAAATGGCTCCCATATAACGGCTCCCATCGTCAATTGTCTGATGTTTCATTTTTGATCGAAAGAAAACTGTCATAATCACAATAGCCAAGAGTACTATTTGTATGGCCTTGAATATGTGAACTGGGGAGTTCCTCTTCATCAATAACTTCTCCCTTGAGAAGCAGACCTTGAATACATCCCACTTTGGGATGCTATATCTTTCTTTTATTCCGATCATCTGATCACTCTTTTTACTGCTGTATCGCATGTGCAAGTCTTTCTGAAGAAGCTGGCCATAATGGGAAGAGCCAAAGGAATCTGAGAACTTCTGCACGGGTACGTACTGGTATGTGCTTCTGTTATTCACCCAATATTGTTCTTGATCCATCTTCGATGTTACCTACATTAGTCCGTACCAAGAAACCAATCCATTAGAAAATATTCCTGAAACAAAAGGCCTCGCAGGAGCAATGCTTGATTCATTACTGGCTGTAGGATACATATTTACTTGATGTGCTTAAACAAAAATTCCTTTGTCATATGGTTTGTTTTTTCATATTTGGACGCTCACATATAGTGTATGCATTCAGATTCCACAGGATTCTTCAGGTCATATAATCCATGGTCCATACTATCAAACCGTGATATCATCAATTTAGAAGTTGGGTACGGCATACAACTTCCAATGCCAAAGGATCTCTAGTGAAAGATGAGTTGGATTTCAACtctctttcagaaaaaaaaaatctttaatgcTCTCTACCTTATTTTTTTAGAAAGAAATGTTGAGCAGATATATTTCCAAAGAGAAACTAATCTAACAAAAATtcgaaaaagaaaattattagacACATTTTCAAGATTCAAGGTCACTAAGATGACAGCATAAGGGCAGCCTAGTTCACGATGCAAAAGTGAATACAAAATCTAAAAGGGTCAATGTGTACAACCTTATTTTTGCATACAAATTGGTTGTTTCTGTAACTTGGATGTTGGTTACTTAGGTGGTAAAGGACCAACCTTGTCGTGGCACCAAGGAGCAAGATCGTGTGAAGTCGGAAAAAAAAAGGGATCTTGAACCAAACATGACTGTGTTAAATTACCTAGATCTTGCAAAATTCATCATTTcacaattttataatttaaaaacatgaggactatatttttttttgttccaaTATATTGGATCTATTGTGagaattcatttttaaatttgaatatgACTAATTTTACCCAATCATTTTGAAACATGATTGG encodes:
- the LOC135628173 gene encoding ABC transporter G family member 45-like: MEGSDGPPMTCEEHEELVLRLRDWRARLSVELPKIEVRFEDVSVETEVYVRRRVLPTLSNTIINTAQEVMGWMKLYHAQKKPVKILGDLRGIIRPSRMTLVLGPPESGKSTFLKALSGKLDSSLNFAGKVTYNDEKMDRGILQRMCAYVGQRDLHHAEMTVKETIEFARRMLNAGNQSGYSHHLMASQEMGAGKNEGVDSIAEGKDHTREDEGDFVVNYILKITGLDECADTLIGDEMRRGISGGQKKRVTIGEMLAAPAQCFFMDDISTGLDSSTTFQILKYLQQLTHVLDLTMVISLLQPTREAFNLFDDIILLCEGRIAYQGPRQHVLEFFESMGFKCPDRKNVANFLQEVTSKMDQEQYWVNNRSTYQYVPVQKFSDSFGSSHYGQLLQKDLHMRYSSKKSDQMIGIKERYSIPKWDVFKVCFSREKLLMKRNSPVHIFKAIQIVLLAIVIMTVFFRSKMKHQTIDDGSRYMGAIFAAVVIVKFNGMTELAIMVKRLPIYYKQRKVLILPGWALLLSITILSIPMSFIETGLWTSLTYYMIGFAPSAVRFLQQFLALFCVHQMSMALFRFIAIIGRTQLMANTIGTASLIAIYILGGFVISKDSIQSWLIWGYWFSPVTYGQNAVAINEFLDERWSMNSEDGESTNDTVGKTILKSRGMLTESHWYWYSVAILLIFALVFNIFGIFALEYLKAPKKRCANMKMQPRDFKKINKADDQATSAASQSRMSLPFQPLTIAFSNISYYVDVPKQLKKFGIKEKRLQLLKGVSGAFRPGVLTALMGVTGAGKTTLLDVLAGRKTVGHSEGSINISGYPKKQETFARVSGYCEQVDNHSPCLTVFESLWYSAWLRLPSQVDGHTICIFINEVMELVELKSLKDAMVGLPGIKGLTAEQRKRLTIAVELVSSPSIIFMDEPTTGLDARAAAIVMRTVRKTADTGRTIVCTIHQPSIEMFEAFDELVLMKQGGQLIYGGPLGSLSRNMIQYFEAIPGVPHIRDGQNPATWVFDVTSPAMEYKLGIDYGIIFSKSTLYIENMKLVDELSRRKTNENDLHFPSKYAKSFWSLCICCLWKQHKSYWKNPEHNIVRFVITITVSVLFGIVFFRIATKIRTEQDIFNIQGAIYGSALFIGFANASILQPVVEMERTTFYRERASGMYSSMTYAIAQVAIEIPYIIVQVLIFSIIVYPMMGFQFVVAKFFWFMFFMFLSYIYYALFGMMTVAITPNQEIAAALSFFLFVLWNIFSGFFIPRKMIPSWWRWYYWVDPAAWTVYGLMASQLGDNVDLLHVAGRSDETVKEFLKEYFGLQDKYLSLIVSLHVAVIILFLFVFGFSIKNLNFQKR